Part of the Tolypothrix sp. PCC 7910 genome, ATCCCAGCTGCGACTAGCGCTGCGACACAGTTCTGCGCCAAAACTCCAAGAACCACCGCGCAATACCCGGCGATGCATATCACCGCCATCTTCCCAAACACTTGCATCTGTGGGTGCGCCTTGATAATTGTTGTGCCAGGGATCGGCGCACCATTCCCACACTAAACCGTGCATATCATATAATCCAAAGGCGTTGGCGACTCCAAAGCTACCAACAGTTGTGGTTTCTTTACGATATCTCGTATCGCCACTGCTACAGCTAACAAAGTCAGGAGTAACAGTTTCACCAAAGTGATAGGATGTCTTCGTTCCCGCGCGACAAGCATATTCCCATTCGGCTTCACTGGGTAAACGATAATCACGTCCAGTTTTTTGTGCTAGCCGTAGACAAAATTCTACAGCTTCATACCAGGTGACATTTTCTACTGGGAGATTTGGGCCTTTATTTTTCGACGGGTAGGGATTTAAAGGTTGGTTGATTTTTGGTAAAGCAGCGACAGCTTTCCACTGTGCTTGAGTTACAGGAAATTTGCCCATAAAAAAGGGTGCAACTGTAACTTGGCGTTGGGGACGTTCATCTGCATCGCCTTCAAAATCTGGTGAACCCATCATAAATGTTCCACCAGGAATTGACACCATTTCGAGTGCGATCGCTTTACTCAATTCTTCGGCAAAGTATTCGTTATGCAGGCGATCGCGATTTACTTCTCTACCTGCTGTATCTACCGTAATTACATCAAATTCAAAGCTTTGTAAAGGGGGGAGTGGCACTACAACTTTTTGTGATTTTGTAATTACGGATGATATTGGCAAGAACAATCTTTGGGAAATCGCTAGAATTTCTGCTTCTAAATCTGAGGTAGTAGTAGACTTTAAATCATTGAGAACTTCTGCGGCTGTTTGATATCTATCCTTGGGTAAATGTTGCAGCAATTTATGCAGAATTCTGCTTAAGCTATCGCTGAGGGTAATACCATTTTCTTGCAACCTTTCTTGCCACAACCATTGAGCATTCATGGCATCATAAAGGCTGTCTTGAACTTGTCCATCACCGCTTTGTAAGGGCAAACATTGAGTTAAAAGTCGCACGCAAGTTACACCCAAAGCATATAAATCGCTAGCATGACAAGCAAAACCAGCCATTTGTTCGGCAGGAGCATAACCAATTGTATAAATTACTGTCGCTTGTCTAGCTAAACTAGTTTGTGTGACCTGTTTTGCGCCACCAAAATCAATTAATACAGGTTTACCGTCACTATAACGACGGATAATATTTTCTGGTTTAATATCACGATGAATAACATTATGGGCATGAACAAAGTCGAGAACTGGCAATAGATCAGCTAAAAGTTCCCGAATCTTACGTTCGCTAAAAGGTTCTTGTTGAACTTCTTCTAACAAAGTTCTGCCTTGAATAAATTCTTGTACCAGATATAAGCTAGAACCTTGTTCAAAGTATGCTAGCAATCTGGGAATTTGTGTATGATTTTCGCCTAATTCATACAGGCGAAATGCTTCTTCCTTAAAAAATTCCGCCGCTTTTAAGCGTTGTCCTGTCCCTTGAACTTGGGGGAAAAATTGTTTGATGACGCAAGGTGCATCTAGTCTATCGGCATCTTCAGCTGCATAAGTTCTACTGAAACCACCTTCACCTAAGAGGCGTAATACACGGTAGCGGTTTCTTAGGAGTTGACCAAAATTGCTTTGTCCGCAGCTCAAACAAAATCTATTGCCGTACGCATTGAACGGATTTGAGCAATTGGGATTTTGGCAGATTTGCATAATGTAGGGTAGGTAGCATCTTGTCCAAAGTTAGCCCCAATATTATCGAAAGTGAAACAGATTTATAGACAAATAAATAAGCCTACAAAAGTAGCGATTGTATTTATTTGTAATTATCTGTCTGTAACTTTTTAAATATGAGTATAAGTAAGAGTAATTATTTCTTATTACCGAAAGAATAATAATCTAAATTTCTTAAATATGTCAAGGGCAGGGTAATAGTATGGAAAAATACTTGAAAAGTATATTGAGTTTTTCTCAACTACATATCTCTTGTGCTTGGTATGATTGAAGTTATTAGCAATTCGTTTATTAATATTAAATGCTGCATTTTTCCGGATGAGTATAAGATATTGCACTATTAGAGGTTATTTATAAAGTAAAAATAAAATAAATATAGGATGCAATGGTACTTACTTAAGCAAAAGTTACTGCCCAGCTCCCAGACTTTTTCAAAAAGTTGGGGATCTAAATCTCGCTAAAGCCTGGATGGTGCGTTACGGCTAAATTTCATTGTCTCTAAGTCCTAAATCCTCTCATAGCCTTAACACACCCTAATGGACTGAATAATTTACCATATTCATTTTTAGTAAAAAGCATAGTAGAACATTATAGAAATGTAGGGTTTAGAAAGTACGGACTCTACAATAGTTTATGGTTTTAACTGAGCCTTATTGTATGATTAATAACTAATTATCAAAGTAACATCATACTTGCTTGCTGTTATGACACACAGACGCGTATAAAAGAATGTATTGATGTTTAGTGTTTATATAAATGTGTTTTAATTGTTGGTTTTGAGTTTTGAAAATCTATATCCATATCGTGCTTGATGATTTACACTAGCACCATTGCAAATCACATTTATGTTGACTAATTTATCTCTTAATATAGATGCCTAAATAACTTTTTCGTGACTATCTTAAAGCAAAAATAATCCAGATTATATATATACCTAGAGGTGCTTGAAGATAGAAGATTTATACTTCTATCTTTTCTATAGAAAACTATTTATATCTATGCTCGAAGCTCCGTTAGATAGGGATTTTATTATTACGCTAAAAAACGCTTCTAAGATTATAAGTATATTCATAATCTTAGTGGGTTGTGCTGTAATAATAGGCTGGTATTTTGATATTCAAATTTTGAAAAGCATATTGCCACACTGGGTGGCAATGAAACCGAATACTGCTTTAGGTTTTGTTTTATCTGGTTTAGCGTTAAATTTTTTACACTCAAGCACAAAATTACAGCGTCGAATAGCTAAGGGGTTGGCTATAGCGATCGCACTTTTAGGGTTACTCATTCTCAGTCAACATATATTTGGCTGGAATTTAGGTATCGATCAACTGTTGTTTTCAGACAAATTAGGAGCCATCAAGACTTCTAGCCCTGGCCGAATGTCACCTGTCTCCGCCTTAAACTTTAGCTTAATTGGTTGTGCTTTATGGCTGGCTGCTCACCGCAACATTCATTCTCGAAAGGTGCAAGTATTAGCGCTAATTACTAGCCTGACATCTCTACAGGTTTTAATTGGTTATATTTACGGAGTTAAACCCTTATTTGGATTATCATCGTTTACCCACACAGCTATTCACACAGCCATTACCTTTTTCTTACTCTCAATAGGTACGTTATTTGTGTCACCTACTGATGGTTTGATGAGTCTGGTAATTAGTAATAGCGCCGGCGGAATGACTGCAAGAGTACTCCTCCCAGCTGCGATCGCTATTCCCTTTATCTTAGGGTGGCTGCGAGTATATGGTGAAAAATTAGGTTTGTTCGATATGGCTTTTGGCTTGAGCTTGCATGTAATTGGTAATGTCATTGCCTTTACGGGATTAGTTTGGTATTGTGCCAAAGGTTTATACCGCTTAGATATTAAACGCCAACAAGCCGAAGCAGCATTGAGATATGCTTATGCTGAACTAGAAGTAAGAGTAAAAGAACGCACAGCAGAACTATCACAAGCAAACCAAGTCCTAGAGCAAGAAATTGCCGAGCGAATGCGGACAGTAACTGCTTTACACAAATCCTTCCGCGAATTTGCAGATATGAAGTTTGCCCTGGATCAATCCTCTATTGTGGCAATTACAGATGCGAAAGGTATCATCACCGAAGTTAACAATAAATTCTGCGAGCTTTCTGGATATTCCCGACAAGAATTAATTGGGCAAACCCATCGGATTATCAATTCTGGCTATCACCCGAAAACTTTTTTTGGGCAAATGTGGGCAACTATTTCTCAGGGAGAAGTTTGGCAAGGAGAAATTAAAAACCAAGCTAAAGATGGTACATACTACTGGGTGGCAACTACCATCGTGCCGTTTTTAGATGACAGATGCAAGCCATATCAATACATTGCCATTCGCTCAGATATCACCAACCGCAAGCAAGCCGAAGAAGCTTTACGTGAGAGTGAAGAACGCTTTCGTCGGGCTATTCTCGATGCACCTTTGCCCATTATTTTGCACGCTGAAGGCGGAGAAATTCTGCAAATTAACCGAGCTTGGACAGAAATTACTGGCTATTGCCCAGAGGAAATTCCCACAATTGCAGATTGGGCAGAAAAAGCCTATGGCACTCATCAAGAACAAATGCGAGATGCGATCGCTCTTTTATATCAATTAACAGAACGCACTGCTCAAGGAGAGTACTCGGTTACCACTAACACAGGAGAAAAACGCACTTGGGACTTTTATTCAGCACCACTGGGTAAACTGCGCGATCGCAGAAGTATCGTCATGACGATGGCAATTGATACTACCGAGCGCAAACAAGCTGCGATCGCTCTGAGAGAAAGCGAAGCCCGCGCCAAAGCCAGAGCTAAAGAACTAGAAATATTTATGGAAGCAGTTCCAGTCGCAGTTTGGGTTGCCCACGATCCCCAATGCCATTACATGACTAACAACCGCGCTGCCTACAACATGATGCGTAGAAAGCCAGGAGGAATCATGACGGCAACACCTGCCACTGGCGGCTATCCCTTTGACTTCAAAATTCAAAAAAATGGGGAAGATATCCCCCCCTATGAACTGCCAATGCAGAAAGCCGCCAGAACTGGGCAAAGTGTTGAGGACGGCTTTGAATTTGTCTTTGATGATGGCGAGGTGAAATTTATTGATAGTCGCTCTGTGCCATTACTCGATGATTCTGGCAATGTAAGTGGGGTGATTGGCGCGTTTTGGGATGTCACCGAACTGCAAAGGGCATTAAGCGATCGCCAGCAAGCCGAAGAAGCTTTACGCCAGAGTGAAGAACGCTTTCGGCATGCCATCCTCGATGCGCCTCTACCAATCATACTGCACACAGAAAATGGCGAAATTCTAGAAATTAATCATACATGGACAGAGATTACAGGTTACAGCATCGAAGATATCCCCACAATTGCCGATTGGACAGAAAGAGCCTATGGCAGTCGGCAAGAACAGGTGCAATCTGATATCAATCGCTTATATCGTCTCAATAGCCGTGCTGCGGAAGGTGAATATCCAATTAGAACCAGCACAGGCGAAACCCGCATCTGGGATTTTTACTCTGCACCCCTGGGACATCTACCCGATGGTAGAAGTTTGGTAATTAGTACAGCCTTTGACGTGACACAGCGCAAGCAAGCAGAATCACAATTACTGCGTAATGCTTTTTACGACGGGTTGACAGGTTTACCAAACCGAGCCTTATTCATGGAACAGTTAAACCACTCGCTGCAAAAAGCTAAACGGCATCAAGATTATTTATTTGCGGTATTATTTCTCGACTTAGACAGATTTAAGATTATCAATGATAGTCTGGGACATTTGAAAGGGGATCAATTTCTCATTTCTATCGCCCGTATTTTAGAAAACTGTATCCGCGCTACAGATATAGCTGCCAGGCTGGGGGGCGATGAATTCACTATCCTGTTAGAAGAAATTCAAGATGTTGCAGATGCGATTAAAGTAGCAGAGCGAATTCAGCAAGAACTGCGATCGCCTTTGAAACTGGATGGACAAGAAGTATTTACTAGCGCCAGTATCGGCATTGCTTTAAGCTCCACACTCAACTATGAGCAACCAGAACAGCTGCTGAGGGATGCTGACACAGCAATGTACCAAGCCAAGGCTTTAGGTAAATCACGCTATGCCCTATTTCATCCGGAGATGTATGCTACGGCGTTGACGAGATTGCAGTTAGAAGCTGATTTACGCCGCGCCATTGAACATCAGGAATTTCAACTTTATTATCAACCGATTGTTTCCCTGACTAGCGGCAGAATTATCGGTTTTGAAGCACTAATGCGCTGGCAACATCCAGAACGTGGTTTAGTTAATCCTGTCGATTTTATTCCCTTAGCAGAAGAAACTGGGCTAATTGTCGAGATGGGGTATTGGGCACTTTTAGAAGCTTGTCGCCAAATGCAAGCCTGGCAGCAAGCCTATCCTCACCGCTCATTAGAAAAAATGAGCGTTAATCTCTCAGCCAGGCAATTTTGTCAGCCCAATTTAATTGAGCAAATTCGCAATATTTTGCAATCAACAGGTCTTAATCCTCGTAATTTAGCGCTGGAAATTACCGAAAGTGTAATTGTAGAAAACGGTGATGAAGCTGTGGCAATCCTCTCAAAACTAAGAGACTTGGGTATTGAAATTTTAATTGATGATTTTGGTACTGGCTACTCTTCTTTAGGTCGTCTTTAT contains:
- a CDS encoding bifunctional serine/threonine-protein kinase/formylglycine-generating enzyme family protein, encoding MQICQNPNCSNPFNAYGNRFCLSCGQSNFGQLLRNRYRVLRLLGEGGFSRTYAAEDADRLDAPCVIKQFFPQVQGTGQRLKAAEFFKEEAFRLYELGENHTQIPRLLAYFEQGSSLYLVQEFIQGRTLLEEVQQEPFSERKIRELLADLLPVLDFVHAHNVIHRDIKPENIIRRYSDGKPVLIDFGGAKQVTQTSLARQATVIYTIGYAPAEQMAGFACHASDLYALGVTCVRLLTQCLPLQSGDGQVQDSLYDAMNAQWLWQERLQENGITLSDSLSRILHKLLQHLPKDRYQTAAEVLNDLKSTTTSDLEAEILAISQRLFLPISSVITKSQKVVVPLPPLQSFEFDVITVDTAGREVNRDRLHNEYFAEELSKAIALEMVSIPGGTFMMGSPDFEGDADERPQRQVTVAPFFMGKFPVTQAQWKAVAALPKINQPLNPYPSKNKGPNLPVENVTWYEAVEFCLRLAQKTGRDYRLPSEAEWEYACRAGTKTSYHFGETVTPDFVSCSSGDTRYRKETTTVGSFGVANAFGLYDMHGLVWEWCADPWHNNYQGAPTDASVWEDGGDMHRRVLRGGSWSFGAELCRSASRSWDESDGGLRSCGFRVAFSAE
- a CDS encoding bifunctional diguanylate cyclase/phosphodiesterase, coding for MKPNTALGFVLSGLALNFLHSSTKLQRRIAKGLAIAIALLGLLILSQHIFGWNLGIDQLLFSDKLGAIKTSSPGRMSPVSALNFSLIGCALWLAAHRNIHSRKVQVLALITSLTSLQVLIGYIYGVKPLFGLSSFTHTAIHTAITFFLLSIGTLFVSPTDGLMSLVISNSAGGMTARVLLPAAIAIPFILGWLRVYGEKLGLFDMAFGLSLHVIGNVIAFTGLVWYCAKGLYRLDIKRQQAEAALRYAYAELEVRVKERTAELSQANQVLEQEIAERMRTVTALHKSFREFADMKFALDQSSIVAITDAKGIITEVNNKFCELSGYSRQELIGQTHRIINSGYHPKTFFGQMWATISQGEVWQGEIKNQAKDGTYYWVATTIVPFLDDRCKPYQYIAIRSDITNRKQAEEALRESEERFRRAILDAPLPIILHAEGGEILQINRAWTEITGYCPEEIPTIADWAEKAYGTHQEQMRDAIALLYQLTERTAQGEYSVTTNTGEKRTWDFYSAPLGKLRDRRSIVMTMAIDTTERKQAAIALRESEARAKARAKELEIFMEAVPVAVWVAHDPQCHYMTNNRAAYNMMRRKPGGIMTATPATGGYPFDFKIQKNGEDIPPYELPMQKAARTGQSVEDGFEFVFDDGEVKFIDSRSVPLLDDSGNVSGVIGAFWDVTELQRALSDRQQAEEALRQSEERFRHAILDAPLPIILHTENGEILEINHTWTEITGYSIEDIPTIADWTERAYGSRQEQVQSDINRLYRLNSRAAEGEYPIRTSTGETRIWDFYSAPLGHLPDGRSLVISTAFDVTQRKQAESQLLRNAFYDGLTGLPNRALFMEQLNHSLQKAKRHQDYLFAVLFLDLDRFKIINDSLGHLKGDQFLISIARILENCIRATDIAARLGGDEFTILLEEIQDVADAIKVAERIQQELRSPLKLDGQEVFTSASIGIALSSTLNYEQPEQLLRDADTAMYQAKALGKSRYALFHPEMYATALTRLQLEADLRRAIEHQEFQLYYQPIVSLTSGRIIGFEALMRWQHPERGLVNPVDFIPLAEETGLIVEMGYWALLEACRQMQAWQQAYPHRSLEKMSVNLSARQFCQPNLIEQIRNILQSTGLNPRNLALEITESVIVENGDEAVAILSKLRDLGIEILIDDFGTGYSSLGRLYSFPISELKIDRSFVNPMTTNKRNLDIIEIIVALADKLGMSAIAEGVETQEQLAILRKLRCESVQGYFFSQPLDSSKAAALIAANPQWC